In Streptococcus gallolyticus subsp. gallolyticus DSM 16831, the sequence AGTGTCTGGCAGAAATTGCAAGAGCAAGGTTGTCAGATTGCCGATATTGAAATTCAAAATAAAACGTTATTAAACACATTGTTTGACCAAACACAGGAGGATGAAAAATGATTGCTTTATTGAAAATTGAATGGATTAAAACATGGCGTTTTTGGATGACCTTTGTTTTGTCGATTGGTATGCCTGTTTTCTTTTTCTTGTTTTTCTCAGGTATGGAACTGTCGTCGAATCCTGAAGAACAAAAAGAGCTTGTGACAGCTTATATGCTGACAATGACTGCTTTTTCTATGTCAAGTTTTGGATTTTTCTCATTTCCAGCTATGCTTGTTGAGGATAAAACAAGCTATTGGTTGACTTATATTGAACATTCTTCTGTTCCTATTTGGCAGTATTATTTGGCAAAAGTGATTCGTGTTTTGTTTTGCTTCTTACTTTCTATCGTGGCGACTTTTTTATTTGGAGCTATTTTCCGCGGGGTGAGCATGCCACTTAGTCGTTGGTTTGGAGCAGGTGCTTTGTTATTAGTATCAAGTTTTCTTTTCTTAGCATTTGGGCTATTGATTTCACAAATTAAATCACAACAATTAATGACGATTGTCGGAGATATTTCTTTTATTGGTTTAGCCATTATCGGTGGTTCATGGATGCCAATTGAGAATTTCCCAGACTGGATGCAAAAGATTTCTAAAGTAACACCAGTTTATCATGTGAATCAATTGGTGACACAGTTTGCTCAAAAAGGAGAGGTAAACGGCAAGTCCTTGATTATCATACTCGGCTATGTCATAATAATAGCAGCATTAGCGCTTATGATTAAGAATAAAACTGAGGTTAAATGATGTTGAAAAGAATTAGGGGCATTCATCCGTTATTTTATATGCCATTAGCATTCCTAGCATTCCCCGTTTTAGGGGTATTCTTTTTTGATTACCCAACTTGGACACTTGGGATAACTTTTCTGTTTTTACTAAGCTATTTATTTCTCACACATTTTGAAGAAAATATCCTAACAAACCTTTGCTGGATTTTTATGCTACTTTATGTTGTTTATATGACCATTTATGTAGATGGTGGCATGATGTGGTTTACCTTTTATTTTAATAGTTTGCTAGTTTTTCGATTTCAAGATAACTACGCTTCCTTTCGATTTCTCGCTTATGATTTAGCAATGCTGTTTATGACTATTGCTGGTGTCAGTTTGGCAGATGACTTATCGTCACAGGTAATGATTTTTTTGGTTCCTGTTGTCAATTATGGCATTTTAGTTTATTGGATGGATGATCGAAAAAATGAAATTCAACGAAAAGCAATCATGGAAAAGAATAGCACTATTAATCTTTTATTGGCTGAAAATGAGCGAAACCGTATTGGGCGTGATTTGCATGATACTTTGGGGCACGTTTTTGCGGCAATGACCTTAAAAACAGAATTAGCACTCAAGCAATTGGAAAAAGGCAAATATGACCTTGTCAAAAAAGAGTTGGAAGAATTGAATCAAACCAGCCGTTCTTCCATGCATGATGTCAGAAACATTGTCAATAATCTCAAATTCAGAACGGTGAGCGAAGAGATTGAGCATTTGAATGAGTTTTTTGCTATGACAGATATTGATTATCAGCTGCAAAATGATTTGAATGTGGAAGCCATGGCACCCTTGATGCAGTCAAGTATCGGTATGATTTTGCGTGAATTAAGCAATAATGTTATCAAGCACAGCCAAGCGCAAACTTGCCGTATTCACCTTTTTGAAAACCAAGAAAAATTAGTGATGACCATTACAGATGATGGAGTTGGTTTTGACGACTTAACAGGAAATGAATTAAAATCCATTCGTGACCGTTTGCTGTTGGTCAAGGGAGATGTGGAGATTTTATCCCAAGTTAAACCAACCATGATTCAAGTTAGTATCAGTTCAAAGGAGAATTAAGATGAAATTGTTAGTTGCCGAGGACCAATCCATGTTGCGAGACGCACTGTGCCAATTGCTTCTTATGGAAGATGATGTTGATGAGATTTTGCAAGCAGGAGATGGCGCGCAAGCTATTGGCATATTGCAAGTGGAAAATGTTGATGTGGCTATCCTTGATGTGGAAATGCCGAAAAAATCAGGTCTGGATGTTTTGGAATGGATTCGAAAACATAAGGAAATGAAAGTGATTATTGTGACCACGTTTAAGCGCGTGGGCTATTTTGAACGAGCCGTTAAGGCAGGTGTTGACGCTTATGTCCTAAAAGATCGCTCAACATCAGAACTCATGACGACCATTCACACGGTGCTTGCCGGGAAAAAGGAATACTCACCAGAGCTCATGGAAACCATGATGACCCAAGATAACCCACTTAGCCAACAAGAAAAACGCATATTACAATTAATATCACTTGGCAAAACAAACCAAGAAATCGCTGATACCCTTTACCTCTCAAACGGAACTGTCCGAAATTACATCTCATCTATCCTTAACAAATTATCCGCCAACAACCGCGTAGAAGCCACAAGAATCGCCGAAGAACACGGATGGGTGTAGGGGGAAATGAAAACTTATCCAATACTGCTAAGCTAGCAGATAATAGTATTTGGTTTATTTGTGAATAGAAAAATCCCTTGTAAGCTTAAGCTTACAAGGGATTTATGTTAGAGTACAAATGTTGTGATAAAGGTGGTTATATTCAACGACATTGCATTGAAAATCTCCCATTTCACCTTTAAGCAGAAAACTTGAAAATTAGTTAAGTCCAAATGAAGCAGAGTCTTGTGCATCACGTTCTGCAACAGTTTCAGCATAATTGTTCAATTGTTGATTGATGCTTGCAAGTAATTCTTCAAATTTTTGAACTTGAGTATAAAGCTGATTGTATTGTTCAAGATAAGCGTTGAAAGCTTGACCTTTCCATTCTTCAGCAATTTGGCTATTCATGCTGTTAACAGATTGAATAGCTTGCTCAATTTGTTCTTTAGAACGTGTGTAGACTTGAGCTTGTTCCTTAAGTTGTTCTGGCGTTACGCTAATAGCGGTCATAAAAATCTCCTTTAAATTTTATTTTTTTATAAAATTATACCGTTTTATTTTTATTTGTAAAGTATTTAGTCAAAAAATAATATTTAATTTTCGAATTTAGCAAGTTTTTTTAGTTAAAAATAGCCCATTATATGCGATTTGGGTATTGGTATGTTGCTAAAAAAAATGGTATAATTA encodes:
- a CDS encoding WXG100 family type VII secretion target, with the translated sequence MTAISVTPEQLKEQAQVYTRSKEQIEQAIQSVNSMNSQIAEEWKGQAFNAYLEQYNQLYTQVQKFEELLASINQQLNNYAETVAERDAQDSASFGLN
- a CDS encoding sensor histidine kinase, whose product is MMLKRIRGIHPLFYMPLAFLAFPVLGVFFFDYPTWTLGITFLFLLSYLFLTHFEENILTNLCWIFMLLYVVYMTIYVDGGMMWFTFYFNSLLVFRFQDNYASFRFLAYDLAMLFMTIAGVSLADDLSSQVMIFLVPVVNYGILVYWMDDRKNEIQRKAIMEKNSTINLLLAENERNRIGRDLHDTLGHVFAAMTLKTELALKQLEKGKYDLVKKELEELNQTSRSSMHDVRNIVNNLKFRTVSEEIEHLNEFFAMTDIDYQLQNDLNVEAMAPLMQSSIGMILRELSNNVIKHSQAQTCRIHLFENQEKLVMTITDDGVGFDDLTGNELKSIRDRLLLVKGDVEILSQVKPTMIQVSISSKEN
- a CDS encoding response regulator transcription factor, translated to MKLLVAEDQSMLRDALCQLLLMEDDVDEILQAGDGAQAIGILQVENVDVAILDVEMPKKSGLDVLEWIRKHKEMKVIIVTTFKRVGYFERAVKAGVDAYVLKDRSTSELMTTIHTVLAGKKEYSPELMETMMTQDNPLSQQEKRILQLISLGKTNQEIADTLYLSNGTVRNYISSILNKLSANNRVEATRIAEEHGWV
- a CDS encoding ABC transporter permease, with translation MIALLKIEWIKTWRFWMTFVLSIGMPVFFFLFFSGMELSSNPEEQKELVTAYMLTMTAFSMSSFGFFSFPAMLVEDKTSYWLTYIEHSSVPIWQYYLAKVIRVLFCFLLSIVATFLFGAIFRGVSMPLSRWFGAGALLLVSSFLFLAFGLLISQIKSQQLMTIVGDISFIGLAIIGGSWMPIENFPDWMQKISKVTPVYHVNQLVTQFAQKGEVNGKSLIIILGYVIIIAALALMIKNKTEVK